One region of Armigeres subalbatus isolate Guangzhou_Male chromosome 3, GZ_Asu_2, whole genome shotgun sequence genomic DNA includes:
- the LOC134226326 gene encoding arrestin domain-containing protein 2-like, translated as MPTKCEIKFDSNPNGVYFSGQMLTGHVELHLDNPKKVKNLQLIISGCAEVKWTKNKLSRRNGAAVQRSRRFKRETYMGKEEYIATEVALIPRANDDAIEIPAGTHEYKFSCQIPPHAATSFEGEHGRVRYTVRAVLHRPWKFDQTCTIAFTVLHTLDLNLEPEKVGQPKKLERTKNFWFWPCVSGPMYFSIDLPVSGYVSGQKIPITVNLNNASNVPIHGIRSKLVRKVCFISQTPTRKARNEVKTIAKMVTTVTNDKSDQYTQDLVVPATAPTGQCSILIVDYELKVKVKLGACRADQEMTIPITIGTVPFGMSPKVDHINAPTVGFGWSGGMPMPSGVSTPLMSMPEQPRPLSSPLPYPTAPAIGFLPPSYQEAMNQSAINVNDGEPNAIGFQAYIPRYPVYNFGSPLRM; from the exons ATGCCGACGAAATGTGAAATCAAGTTCGATAGCAATCCCAATGGAGTGTACTTCTCGGGCCAGATGCTCACCGGGCACGTAGAGCTGCACCTGGACAATCCGAAGAAGGTCAAAA ATCTCCAATTAATCATATCGGGTTGCGCAGAAGTTAAATGGACAAAGAACAAATTGAGTCGCCGCAACGGAGCAGCAGTACAGCGATCGAGGAGATTCAAGAGAGAAACATACATGGGAAAGGAGGAATACATCGCTACAGAAGTTGCTTTGATCCCGAGAGCAAATG ATGACGCCATCGAAATACCGGCCGGAACTCATGAGTACAAATTTTCGTGCCAAATTCCTCCGCATGCTGCCACATCGTTCGAAGGAGAACATGGAAGAGTTAGATATACGGTCCGAGCAGTGCTCCATCGACCGTGGAAATTCGACCAAACTTGCACTATCGCCTTTACAGTTTTGCATACATTGGATCTCAATCTGGAACCGGAGAAAGTTGGACAGCCCAAGAAGTTAGAACGTACCAAAAATTTCTGGTTCTGGCCGTGCGTTTCCGGACCCATGTACTTTTCTATCGATTTGCCAGTGAGTGGATACGTTTCCGGCCAGAAGATTCCTATCACAGTCAATCTTAACAACGCCAGCAATGTGCCTATTCACGGCATCAGAAGTAAGCTGGTGCGAAAAGTGTGCTTCATTAGCCAAACACCGACTCGAAAAGCACGAAATGAAGTTAAAACGATAGCCAAAATGGTTACGACTGTGACTAATGATAAATCCGACCAATACACGCAAGATTTAGTGGTTCCAGCCACGGCACCTACTGGACAATGTTCCATCTTAATCGTCGATTATGAACTTAAGGTGAAAGTCAAACTCGGTGCCTGCCGAGCGGATCAGGAAATGACCATTCCCATCACCATTGGTACGGTACCATTCGGAATGTCACCGAAAGTGGATCACATCAACGCTCCCACTGTTGGGTTCGGCTGGAGCGGTGGAATGCCTATGCCGTCCGGGGTTTCGACTCCACTAATGTCCATGCCAGAGCAACCAAGGCCCTTGAGCTCACCTCTACCGTATCCAACTGCTCCAGCTATTGGATTTT taCCGCCCAGTTACCAGGAAGCTATGAACCAGTCAGCGATTAACGTTAACGACGGAGAACCGAATGCAATCGGGTTCCAGGCATATATTCCACGGTATCCAGTTTATAATTTTGGTTCACCACTCAGAATGTAG